Proteins encoded in a region of the Hippocampus zosterae strain Florida chromosome 11, ASM2543408v3, whole genome shotgun sequence genome:
- the mlh1 gene encoding LOW QUALITY PROTEIN: DNA mismatch repair protein Mlh1 (The sequence of the model RefSeq protein was modified relative to this genomic sequence to represent the inferred CDS: inserted 3 bases in 3 codons; deleted 1 base in 1 codon): MMAGIIRRLDETVVNRIAAGEVIQRPANAVKEMIENCLDAKATNIQVTVKDGGMKLLQIQDNGTGIRREDMEIVCERFTTSKLQTFEDLSAIATYGFRGEALASISHVAHVTITTKTADAKCAYRGAYSDGKLKGPPKPCAGNXGTQILAEDLFYNVSTRRKALKSPSDEYSRIVEVVSRYAIHNSGKSFSVKKQGETVADVRTLPNASVVDNIRGVFGNAVSRELIEVGCEDQKLAFXLKGYISNANYSVRKCIMVLFINHRLVESSALKKAVETVYAAYLPKTHPFLYLSLEIAPQNVDVNVHPXKHEVHFLHEDSVIESVQKHIEGKLLGSNSSRTYFTQTLLPGLSVCGAGEIKSSSGTSESGERVYAHQMVRTDCRAQKLDAFLQPKEKLLPESEPAGPSGTDSESKAVELDDLDMLDALDQMEVELPKSEKESSDQLHDVQRKRPRKEQQEEDGEEGRDEDKTAPATPKRRVIKLNSVKELRAEISDNTHKGLQEMLQNHSFVGCVNPQWTLIQHHTKLFLLNTTTLSQELFYQILIYDFGNFGVLRLSTPASIYELAMLALDSEESGWTEEDGPKEGLAEYIVDFLKKKAEMLEDYFSLEIDQQGNLRGLPLLIDNYTPVMEGLPMFILRLATEVNWDNEKECFRDFSKECSVFYSIRKQYILEVEPGEEQDAEVKSWRWNVEHILCKAFRSLISPPKHISEDGTVLQIANLPDLYKVFERC, translated from the exons AGAGAAGACATGGAAATAGTTTGCGAGCGTTTTACCACAAGCAAGCTGCAGACATTTGAGGACCTCTCTGCCATTGCAACTTATGGGTTCAGAGGAGAG GCTCTGGCCAGTATAAGCCATGTCGCCCACGTAACCATAACAACAAAGACAGCCGATGCCAAATGCGCCTACAG AGGCGCCTACAGTGATGGTAAACTAAAAGGCCCTCCGAAACCCTGCGCTGGAA CAGGAACACAAATACTG GCAGAGGATCTCTTCTACAATGTGTCTACCAGGAGGAAAGCTTTAAAAAGCCCCAGCGATGAGTACTCTAGGATTGTCGAGGTGGTGAGCAG gTATGCTATACACAATTCCGGCAAAAGCTTCTCTGTCAAGAAG CAAGGAGAGACGGTAGCAGATGTGAGAACTTTGCCCAACGCATCAGTGGTGGATAACATTCGGGGAGTTTTTGGCAATGCGGTCAGCAG GGAACTGATCGAGGTTGGCTGCGAGGACCAGAAGCTGGCCT AACTGAAGGGCTACATCTCCAACGCAAACTACTCAGTCAGGAAATGTATCATGGTCCTCTTTATCAATC ACCGTCTGGTAGAGTCGAGTGCGCTGAAGAAAGCCGTGGAGACAGTTTATGCCGCGTATCTGCCCAAGACACAC CCCTTCCTTTATCTCAG TTTAGAGATCGCCCCTCAGAATGTAGACGTGAATGTGCACC CCAAGCACGAGGTGCATTTCCTGCACGAGGACAGCGTCATTGAAAGCGTTCAGAAGCACATTGAGGGCAAGCTGCTAGGCTCCAACTCTTCACGCACATACTTCACTCAG ACATTGCTGCCCGGGCTGTCTGTGTGTGGTGCAGGTGAGATCAAGTCATCCAGTGGCACGTCCGAGTCTGGCGAGCGCGTCTACGCGCATCAGATGGTGAGGACTGACTGTCGTGCTCAGAAGCTGGATGCCTTCCTCCAGCCAAAGGAGAAGCTGCTTCCCGAGTCAGAACCCGCTGGCCCGAGTGGCACCGATTCCGAGTCCAAAGCTGTCGAGCTGGATGATCTGGACATGCTGGACGCACTGGACCAGATGGAGGTAGAGCTGCCGAAAAGTGAGAAGGAGAGCAGCGACCAACTGCACGATGTCCAAAG GAAGCGTCCCAGGAaagagcagcaggaggaggatggggaAGAGGGGCGAGACGAGGACAAGACTGCCCCAGCCACGCCCAAGAGACGAGTCATCAAACTAAACAGTGTCAAAGAGCTGAGAGCCGAGATTAGcgacaacacacacaaag GTTTGCAGGAGATGCTGCAGAATCACTCGTTTGTGGGCTGTGTCAACCCCCAGTGGACTCTGATCCAGCATCACACTAAACTCTTCCTGCTCAACACCACAACGCTAAG CCAGGAGCTCTTCTACCAAATCCTCATCTATGATTTTGGAAACTTTGGTGTACTGAGGCTCTCT ACACCGGCTTCCATTTACGAGCTGGCCATGTTGGCTCTGGACTCTGAGGAGAGTGGCTGGACTGAGGAGGATGGACCCAAAGAAGGCTTGGCTGAGTACATAGTGGACTTCCTGAAGAAGAAAGCCGAGATGCTGGAGGACTATTTCTCCCTGGAGATAGATCAG CAGGGAAATTTAAGAGGATTACCCTTGTTGATTGACAACTACACACCTGTCATGGAAGGTCTGCCCATGTTCATCCTTCGCCTTGCAACAGAG GTGAACTGGGACAACGAAAAAGAATGCTTCCGAGACTTCAGCAAAGAGTGCAGTGTGTTCTATTCAATAAGGAAGCAATACATCCTGGAGGTGGAGCCGGGAGAGGAGCAG GATGCAGAGGTGAAATCGTGGCGATGGAACGTTGAGCACATCCTATGCAAGGCTTTCCGTTCACTCATTAGTCCTCCCAAACACATCAGTGAGGACGGCACGGTGCTGCAGATCGCGAATTTACCGGATCTCTACAAAGTATTTGAGAGGTGTTAG